In Sulfitobacter sp. M39, the following proteins share a genomic window:
- a CDS encoding YeeE/YedE family protein yields the protein MIETDWIWGLIGGLMIGSGAAVYLLGNGRIMGASGIIGGLVDGSARGAWAERGSFLAALILLPAVIASFAPVPATTNLTENLWLVGAAGLLVGLGTRIGNGCTSGHGVCGISRLSPRGIVATLVYIAAGALMVVALRALVGGV from the coding sequence ATGATTGAAACAGATTGGATTTGGGGCCTGATTGGCGGCCTGATGATTGGCAGCGGCGCTGCGGTCTACCTGTTGGGCAACGGCCGCATCATGGGGGCCAGCGGCATTATCGGCGGGCTGGTGGACGGATCGGCGCGCGGCGCTTGGGCCGAACGCGGCAGCTTTCTGGCGGCACTGATCCTCCTCCCTGCGGTGATAGCATCCTTCGCCCCCGTCCCTGCGACCACCAACCTGACAGAGAACCTGTGGCTGGTCGGCGCGGCCGGTCTGCTGGTCGGGCTGGGCACGCGCATCGGCAATGGCTGCACCTCGGGTCACGGGGTCTGCGGCATTTCGCGGCTGAGCCCGCGCGGTATCGTCGCCACGCTCGTTTATATCGCGGCAGGCGCGTTGATGGTTGTCGCCCTGCGCGCCCTGGTCGGAGGGGTCTGA
- a CDS encoding DUF2312 domain-containing protein, which yields MSDSATNPESQDAIGDATYRVTANELRQFVERIERLDAEKKDLAEQQKEVMAEAKSRGYDTKVLRKIIALRKREADDIAEEEAVLEMYKEALGMS from the coding sequence ATGAGCGACAGTGCCACCAATCCCGAATCCCAAGACGCCATCGGTGATGCCACATATCGCGTGACCGCGAATGAGCTGCGCCAGTTCGTAGAGCGGATCGAACGGCTGGATGCCGAGAAGAAAGACCTCGCCGAACAGCAAAAAGAGGTCATGGCCGAAGCGAAATCCCGCGGTTACGACACCAAGGTGCTGCGCAAGATAATAGCTCTGCGCAAACGTGAAGCCGATGATATCGCCGAAGAAGAAGCCGTGCTTGAGATGTATAAAGAAGCGCTTGGCATGTCCTAA
- the tig gene encoding trigger factor, whose protein sequence is MQVNETLNEGLKRGYAITVTAAELEAKVNEKLAEAQPEVEMKGFRKGKVPMALLKKQFGQKVMGEAMQESIDGAMQEHFEKSGDRPAMQPDVKMANEDWKEGDDVEVTMTYEALPDIPEVDLSSITLEKMVVKADDAAVEEALANLAETAQDFEAREEGAKAEDGDQITFDFLGKVDGEAFEGGAAEDYPLVLGSNSFIPGFEEQLVGVVAGDEKDVTVSFPEDYQAPHLAGKEAVFECKIKEVKKPVAAKVDDELAKKFGAEDLAALKSQIAERLEAEYAGASRAVMKRGLLDELDKLVSFDLPPSLVEAEAGQIAHQLWHEENPDVQGHDHPEIETTDEHKTLAERRVRLGLLLAELGQKAEVQVTDAEMTQAIMNQARQYPGQERQFFEFVQQNQQMQQQMRAPLFEDKVVDHVFEQATLNEKEVSKEDLQKAVEELEDE, encoded by the coding sequence ATGCAGGTCAACGAGACGCTGAACGAAGGTCTGAAACGCGGCTATGCCATCACTGTGACAGCAGCTGAACTGGAGGCCAAGGTCAACGAAAAGCTGGCCGAAGCGCAGCCCGAAGTCGAGATGAAGGGTTTCCGCAAAGGTAAAGTCCCAATGGCGCTGCTGAAAAAGCAGTTCGGCCAAAAGGTTATGGGCGAAGCAATGCAGGAAAGCATTGATGGCGCCATGCAAGAGCATTTTGAAAAGTCCGGCGATCGCCCTGCGATGCAGCCCGACGTCAAAATGGCGAATGAAGACTGGAAAGAAGGCGACGACGTCGAGGTCACCATGACCTACGAAGCACTGCCCGACATTCCCGAGGTCGACCTGTCGTCCATCACGCTGGAAAAAATGGTTGTCAAAGCCGATGACGCCGCCGTTGAAGAGGCGCTGGCAAACCTGGCAGAGACCGCACAGGACTTTGAAGCACGCGAAGAGGGTGCCAAGGCCGAAGACGGCGACCAGATCACATTTGATTTCCTCGGCAAAGTGGACGGCGAAGCCTTTGAAGGCGGCGCGGCGGAAGATTACCCGCTGGTCCTGGGCTCCAACTCCTTCATCCCCGGCTTCGAAGAGCAGCTGGTCGGTGTTGTGGCTGGCGACGAGAAAGACGTAACGGTTTCCTTCCCGGAAGATTACCAAGCGCCTCACCTTGCCGGCAAAGAAGCCGTGTTCGAGTGCAAGATTAAAGAAGTGAAAAAGCCTGTTGCCGCGAAAGTGGACGACGAGCTGGCCAAGAAATTCGGTGCCGAGGATCTGGCCGCGCTGAAATCCCAGATCGCAGAGCGTCTGGAAGCGGAATATGCCGGTGCGTCGCGCGCTGTCATGAAACGCGGCCTGCTGGACGAGCTGGACAAGCTGGTCAGCTTTGACCTGCCGCCGTCGCTGGTCGAAGCCGAAGCAGGCCAGATTGCGCACCAGCTGTGGCACGAAGAAAACCCTGACGTTCAGGGCCATGACCACCCGGAAATCGAGACCACGGACGAGCACAAGACCCTGGCCGAGCGCCGCGTACGTCTTGGCCTGCTGCTGGCCGAACTGGGTCAGAAAGCCGAAGTTCAGGTAACCGATGCGGAAATGACGCAGGCGATCATGAACCAGGCGCGTCAGTACCCTGGTCAAGAGCGTCAGTTCTTTGAATTCGTTCAGCAAAACCAGCAGATGCAACAGCAGATGCGCGCACCATTGTTCGAAGACAAAGTCGTCGATCATGTGTTCGAACAAGCGACATTGAACGAAAAAGAAGTGTCGAAAGAAGACCTGCAAAAAGCCGTAGAAGAGCTGGAAGACGAATAA
- a CDS encoding transglycosylase SLT domain-containing protein — translation MLLCTPALSACASTAPEPAPAPRKLPLYPNETPELRGLINKWADHYEVPRPLVHRLAIRESTHRPEARNGPYFGLLQILPATARGMGFRGDAGDLLDPDVNLRYGVKYLRGAWLLSDGDHATAIKWYARGYYYEAKRRGMLVETGLRKG, via the coding sequence ATGTTGCTTTGCACACCTGCCCTCTCTGCCTGCGCCAGTACCGCACCAGAGCCCGCCCCCGCGCCCCGCAAGCTGCCGCTCTATCCCAACGAGACGCCCGAGCTGCGCGGGCTGATCAACAAATGGGCCGACCACTACGAAGTCCCCCGCCCGTTGGTCCACCGTCTTGCCATCCGTGAAAGCACCCACCGTCCAGAGGCCCGCAACGGGCCCTACTTCGGCCTGCTGCAAATCCTGCCCGCCACCGCACGCGGTATGGGGTTTCGCGGCGATGCCGGCGATCTTCTCGATCCTGATGTGAATTTGAGATACGGCGTCAAATACCTGCGCGGCGCTTGGCTGCTGTCTGATGGCGATCACGCCACAGCAATCAAATGGTACGCCCGCGGCTATTACTACGAGGCCAAACGGCGCGGTATGCTGGTCGAAACCGGCCTGCGCAAAGGCTGA
- the rpsR gene encoding 30S ribosomal protein S18 translates to MAAKPFFRRRKVCPFSGDNAPAIDYKDTRLLQRYISERGKIVPSRITAVSAKKQRELARAIKRARFLALLPYAVK, encoded by the coding sequence ATGGCCGCTAAACCATTTTTCCGCCGTCGTAAGGTCTGCCCCTTCTCGGGCGACAACGCACCGGCAATCGATTACAAAGACACACGTCTTCTGCAGCGCTACATCTCTGAGCGCGGCAAAATCGTTCCTTCCCGCATCACCGCAGTCTCCGCGAAAAAGCAGCGTGAATTGGCCCGTGCCATCAAACGCGCCCGCTTCCTCGCCCTGCTGCCCTACGCCGTTAAGTAA
- the rpsF gene encoding 30S ribosomal protein S6 — translation MPLYEHVMIARQDLSNTQAEGLIEHFGTVLADNDGKLVDSEYWGVKTMAYKINKNRKGHYAFLRSDAPATAVQEMERLMRLHDDVMRVLTIKVDEHKELPSVQMQKRDERPERGERRERR, via the coding sequence ATGCCGCTTTATGAGCATGTTATGATTGCGCGTCAGGACTTGTCCAACACGCAAGCAGAAGGCCTTATCGAACACTTTGGCACAGTTTTGGCTGACAACGACGGCAAGCTCGTCGACAGCGAATACTGGGGCGTCAAAACGATGGCCTACAAGATCAACAAAAACCGCAAGGGCCACTATGCCTTCCTGCGTTCGGACGCACCAGCGACCGCCGTACAGGAAATGGAACGCCTGATGCGTTTGCATGATGACGTGATGCGCGTTCTGACCATCAAAGTTGATGAGCACAAAGAGCTGCCATCGGTTCAGATGCAGAAACGTGACGAACGCCCCGAGCGTGGCGAACGCCGCGAACGTCGTTGA
- a CDS encoding YceI family protein, protein MKSVLLATALTLGATSAFAAEKYVLDASHSQIVFTYNHLGFSTTTSMFSGFDGEIMLDEAEPANSSVSVSFPVKDMITGWEPRTEHFMTADFFGAEDGDMVTFESTGIEVTGEKTALITGDLTMNDVTKSVVLDAKLNQMGEHPMAKKPWAGFDATTTVTRTDFNLGQFAPFVSDEVQVNISIEAMKAE, encoded by the coding sequence ATGAAGTCTGTCCTTCTTGCCACCGCCCTGACACTGGGTGCCACCTCTGCTTTCGCCGCCGAGAAATACGTGCTGGACGCAAGCCACAGCCAGATCGTTTTCACCTATAACCACCTTGGGTTCTCGACCACCACGTCCATGTTCAGCGGTTTTGACGGTGAAATCATGCTGGACGAGGCAGAGCCCGCGAACTCCTCTGTGTCCGTATCTTTTCCGGTCAAAGACATGATCACCGGCTGGGAACCCCGCACCGAACACTTCATGACCGCTGATTTCTTTGGCGCTGAAGACGGCGACATGGTGACGTTCGAATCCACCGGTATCGAAGTCACAGGCGAAAAGACCGCGTTGATCACCGGTGATCTGACCATGAACGACGTGACCAAATCCGTTGTGCTGGACGCCAAGCTGAACCAGATGGGCGAACATCCAATGGCCAAGAAGCCTTGGGCCGGTTTTGACGCGACGACCACGGTCACACGCACCGATTTCAACCTTGGTCAGTTCGCGCCGTTCGTCAGCGACGAAGTGCAAGTGAACATCTCTATCGAAGCGATGAAGGCTGAGTAA
- a CDS encoding cytochrome b/b6 domain-containing protein produces MALTNTSIRYGGVTKFFHWLTALLILTLIALGLYASDLPHDTQDALTRKAWLFSLHKTLGVTVFFVALARIVWAFTQPKPGLLNADHRLESWLAETVHWVLYGSLVIVPLAGWINHAAASGFAPIWWPLGQSLPFIPKNTTVEHAFGALHVIAGKLLIGALILHIAGAVKHHVVDRDSTLRRMLPGEAVVGPLPAQHHSAAPVVTATVVWVAAIAVGLGLGLGLGQQTEQPAPTETAALEDVASDWQLQDGTIALEVTQFGSVVAGSFADWTSAITFDDTVQSGKAGEVTTTVAIPSLSLGSVTDQAMGADFFNSEAFPTATFQADINATADGYVAAGSLTIKDQTMPVDLPFTLTLQDDTARMTGTTTLDRRSFGIGETVTDESTLAFSVTVNIDLTATRGQ; encoded by the coding sequence ATGGCCTTAACCAATACCTCAATCCGCTACGGCGGGGTGACCAAGTTCTTTCACTGGCTCACCGCCCTGCTGATCCTCACGCTGATCGCCCTTGGCCTGTATGCCAGCGATCTGCCCCACGACACCCAAGACGCCCTGACCCGCAAAGCGTGGCTGTTCTCGTTGCACAAAACACTGGGCGTGACGGTCTTCTTTGTCGCCCTTGCCCGCATCGTCTGGGCCTTTACCCAACCCAAACCGGGGCTGCTGAACGCGGATCACCGTCTTGAAAGCTGGCTGGCGGAAACGGTGCATTGGGTGCTCTATGGCTCGCTGGTGATCGTCCCGCTGGCCGGCTGGATCAACCACGCCGCCGCCTCTGGCTTTGCGCCGATCTGGTGGCCGCTGGGGCAGTCGCTGCCGTTTATTCCCAAGAACACAACAGTAGAGCACGCTTTTGGCGCGCTTCACGTCATCGCAGGCAAACTGCTGATCGGCGCGTTGATCCTACATATCGCAGGCGCGGTGAAGCACCATGTTGTGGACCGCGATTCGACCCTGCGGCGGATGTTGCCGGGCGAAGCCGTCGTCGGCCCGCTCCCTGCGCAGCACCACTCTGCCGCACCGGTGGTCACCGCCACTGTGGTCTGGGTCGCGGCGATTGCCGTCGGGCTGGGTCTTGGCCTTGGCTTGGGCCAGCAAACCGAACAACCCGCCCCGACCGAAACCGCCGCACTAGAGGACGTCGCCTCTGACTGGCAGCTGCAGGATGGGACCATCGCGCTAGAGGTCACGCAGTTCGGGTCCGTCGTGGCTGGCAGCTTTGCCGATTGGACATCTGCGATCACTTTTGACGACACCGTACAATCCGGCAAAGCGGGCGAAGTAACGACCACGGTCGCGATCCCGTCGCTGAGCCTCGGGTCGGTGACGGATCAGGCGATGGGGGCGGATTTCTTCAACAGCGAGGCCTTCCCCACCGCGACCTTCCAGGCCGATATCAACGCCACCGCCGACGGCTATGTCGCGGCGGGCAGCCTGACAATCAAGGATCAGACGATGCCGGTCGACCTGCCTTTCACCCTGACGTTGCAGGACGACACTGCCCGGATGACAGGCACCACCACGCTGGACCGCCGCAGTTTTGGCATCGGTGAAACCGTGACGGACGAAAGCACGCTGGCGTTCAGCGTCACGGTGAATATCGACCTCACCGCCACACGCGGGCAGTAA
- the fabD gene encoding ACP S-malonyltransferase, with translation MTIAFVYPGQGAQTIGMGRDLADAYPAAKAVFDEVDEALGEKLSTLIWEGEADALTLTQNAQPALMATSMAAMAALKAEGVTVDKAAYVAGHSLGEYAALCAAGTFSLADTARLLRIRGRAMQAAVPVGQGAMAALLGLSFEQAEAVAAEAAQGEVCQVANQNDPAQNVVSGSKAAVERAIDLAKAAGAKRALLLPVSAPFHCALMAPAAEEMAGALADVTMNAPAVPVVANVVAEAVTDPEQIRKLLIEQVTGQVRWMSSVEWMGAQGVTEVWEIGAGKALSGMIRRINKEITCVNIGTAADAAAVKTA, from the coding sequence ATGACCATTGCATTCGTATATCCGGGCCAAGGCGCGCAAACCATCGGTATGGGCCGCGATCTGGCCGACGCCTATCCGGCGGCAAAGGCCGTGTTTGACGAGGTGGACGAAGCCTTGGGCGAAAAGCTGTCGACGCTGATCTGGGAAGGCGAGGCTGACGCGCTGACGCTGACGCAGAACGCGCAGCCTGCGCTGATGGCGACCTCGATGGCGGCGATGGCGGCGTTGAAGGCCGAAGGCGTTACCGTCGACAAGGCGGCGTATGTCGCGGGCCATTCGCTGGGTGAATACGCGGCCCTGTGCGCGGCGGGGACATTCTCGCTTGCCGATACGGCGCGGTTGCTGCGCATCCGTGGGCGCGCGATGCAGGCGGCTGTGCCCGTGGGGCAGGGCGCTATGGCAGCCCTTTTGGGGCTAAGCTTTGAGCAGGCCGAGGCCGTCGCCGCAGAGGCAGCACAAGGCGAGGTCTGTCAGGTCGCCAACCAGAACGATCCGGCGCAGAATGTCGTTTCGGGCAGCAAGGCTGCCGTGGAACGCGCGATTGATCTGGCGAAAGCGGCCGGTGCCAAGCGTGCGCTGCTCTTGCCCGTGTCTGCCCCGTTCCACTGCGCCCTGATGGCCCCCGCCGCAGAAGAGATGGCCGGTGCGCTGGCGGATGTGACAATGAACGCCCCCGCCGTGCCTGTGGTGGCGAATGTGGTGGCCGAGGCGGTCACCGATCCCGAACAGATCCGCAAGCTGCTGATCGAGCAGGTCACCGGTCAGGTGCGCTGGATGTCGTCGGTTGAATGGATGGGCGCGCAGGGCGTGACCGAGGTCTGGGAAATCGGCGCGGGCAAGGCGCTGTCGGGGATGATCCGCCGCATCAACAAGGAAATCACCTGCGTGAACATCGGCACCGCTGCCGATGCCGCTGCCGTGAAAACGGCCTAA
- the fabG gene encoding 3-oxoacyl-[acyl-carrier-protein] reductase, with translation MFDLTGKNALVTGASGGIGAEIARSLHARGATVGLSGTRTEPLEALAAELGERAHVLPCNLSDMDAVDALPKQAAEAMGSVDILVNNAGITRDNLFMRMSDDEWNSVLNVNLTATFKLCKGVMRGMMKARWGRIVNISSVVGATGNPGQANYAASKAGMVGMSKSLAYEVASRGITVNAVAPGFITTAMTDKLTDDQKAGIMGQIPAGRMGEASEIASAVVYLASAEAAYVTGTTLHVNGGMAML, from the coding sequence ATGTTTGATCTTACTGGAAAAAACGCGCTGGTCACCGGGGCTTCGGGTGGTATCGGCGCGGAAATCGCGCGCAGCCTGCATGCCCGTGGCGCGACCGTGGGCCTGTCCGGCACCCGCACCGAACCGCTTGAGGCGCTTGCCGCCGAGCTGGGCGAGCGCGCCCATGTGCTGCCCTGTAACCTGAGCGATATGGACGCCGTTGACGCGCTGCCCAAACAGGCGGCCGAGGCGATGGGATCGGTTGATATTCTGGTCAATAACGCCGGCATCACCCGCGACAACCTGTTCATGCGCATGTCGGATGATGAATGGAATTCGGTCCTGAACGTCAACCTGACCGCGACGTTCAAGCTGTGCAAAGGCGTGATGCGCGGGATGATGAAGGCGCGTTGGGGCCGGATCGTGAATATCTCGAGCGTGGTCGGGGCCACCGGTAACCCCGGTCAGGCGAACTATGCCGCGTCCAAGGCCGGGATGGTGGGCATGTCCAAATCGCTTGCCTATGAGGTTGCCAGCCGCGGGATCACCGTGAACGCGGTCGCCCCCGGTTTCATTACTACGGCAATGACTGACAAGCTGACCGACGACCAAAAGGCGGGAATCATGGGGCAAATCCCGGCGGGCCGTATGGGCGAAGCATCCGAAATCGCGTCGGCTGTTGTCTATCTGGCGAGTGCGGAAGCCGCCTATGTTACCGGAACCACCTTGCATGTGAACGGCGGCATGGCCATGTTGTGA
- a CDS encoding acyl carrier protein, with protein MSDVADRVKKIVVEHLGVEEDKVVENASFIDDLGADSLDTVELVMAFEEEFGIEIPDDAAENIQTFGDAVKFIKEAS; from the coding sequence ATGAGCGACGTCGCAGACCGCGTAAAGAAGATCGTTGTAGAGCACCTGGGTGTTGAAGAAGACAAAGTTGTTGAGAACGCATCGTTCATCGACGATCTTGGCGCAGACAGCCTCGACACTGTTGAGCTGGTTATGGCGTTCGAAGAAGAGTTCGGCATCGAGATCCCCGATGACGCAGCTGAGAACATCCAGACCTTCGGCGACGCGGTCAAGTTCATCAAAGAAGCGTCCTAA
- a CDS encoding GNAT family N-acetyltransferase: protein MSRSVPTINTARLTLRAMRAEDFPRYADIWATPAVVTHITGKPKPKAESWDAFLRNAGHWQIVGFGQWAIQSRGTREMEGQVGFFFGSRGFGDDFDPFPEAGWVLAPEAQGTGLGLEAARAAHDWFDRVVTGRTVCMIAVANASSLRLAETLGYTTLRDIELDGDKIRLMTRKGPPV from the coding sequence ATGTCGCGATCAGTACCGACCATCAATACCGCCCGTCTCACCCTGCGCGCTATGCGGGCCGAAGACTTTCCTCGGTATGCTGACATCTGGGCCACGCCCGCCGTGGTGACCCATATTACCGGCAAGCCCAAACCCAAGGCCGAAAGCTGGGATGCGTTTCTGCGCAATGCGGGCCATTGGCAGATTGTGGGGTTCGGCCAATGGGCGATCCAGTCGCGCGGCACCCGCGAGATGGAAGGTCAGGTCGGGTTTTTCTTTGGTTCCCGCGGGTTTGGCGACGATTTCGATCCCTTTCCCGAGGCCGGTTGGGTGTTGGCCCCCGAAGCGCAGGGCACGGGGCTGGGACTTGAGGCCGCGCGCGCGGCGCATGACTGGTTCGACCGCGTGGTGACGGGGCGCACGGTGTGCATGATTGCCGTGGCGAATGCATCGTCGCTGCGTCTGGCCGAGACCTTGGGATATACTACGCTGCGCGACATAGAGCTTGACGGCGACAAGATACGTCTGATGACGCGCAAAGGCCCGCCGGTCTGA
- the fabF gene encoding beta-ketoacyl-ACP synthase II — translation MRRVVVTGLGLVTPLADGVEASWSRILDGQSGAGKITGFDPSKLVTQYACEVPLGDGTDGTFNGDKYMEPKEQRKVDTFILFGMAAAQQAVEDSGWMPTDREDLERTGVLIGSGIGGLNSIANTAVMMHEKGPRRVSPFFVPGALINLISGQVSIRYGFRGPNHSVVTACSTGAHAIGDASRLIQHGDADVMIAGGAEAAICEIGMAGFNACKALSTKRGDDPTKASRPYDADRDGFVMGEGAGIVVLEEYEHAKARGAKIYAEVLGYGLSGDAYHITAPAEDGDGAERSMRNALRGAGLEPKDIDYINAHGTSTMADVIELGAVERMLGDAVETVTMSSTKSATGHLLGAAGAIEAIFSILALRDQVAPPTINLDNPAVETKIDLAPNKKVERKIDVALSNSFGFGGTNASVIFGKAS, via the coding sequence ATGCGCAGAGTAGTAGTGACAGGTTTGGGATTGGTAACTCCGTTGGCCGATGGCGTGGAGGCCAGCTGGTCCAGAATTTTGGATGGTCAGTCCGGGGCTGGCAAGATCACGGGCTTCGATCCCAGCAAGCTGGTCACTCAATACGCCTGCGAAGTGCCGCTTGGCGATGGTACGGATGGTACCTTTAACGGCGACAAGTATATGGAGCCGAAAGAACAGCGCAAGGTGGATACCTTTATCCTGTTCGGCATGGCCGCAGCACAGCAAGCGGTCGAGGATTCCGGCTGGATGCCCACGGACCGCGAAGATCTGGAACGCACCGGCGTCTTGATCGGGTCGGGCATCGGGGGGCTGAACTCTATCGCGAACACGGCCGTGATGATGCACGAGAAAGGCCCGCGCCGCGTGAGCCCGTTCTTTGTGCCCGGCGCGCTGATTAACCTGATCTCGGGTCAGGTGTCGATTCGCTATGGTTTCCGCGGCCCGAACCATTCGGTTGTGACCGCCTGTTCCACCGGTGCTCATGCGATTGGTGATGCAAGCCGTTTGATCCAGCATGGCGACGCGGATGTGATGATTGCCGGCGGGGCTGAGGCCGCGATTTGCGAAATCGGCATGGCCGGGTTCAACGCCTGTAAAGCGCTGTCCACCAAACGGGGCGATGACCCCACCAAGGCAAGCCGCCCCTATGACGCGGATCGTGACGGTTTCGTCATGGGCGAGGGCGCGGGTATTGTCGTGCTGGAAGAATACGAACACGCAAAGGCGCGTGGGGCCAAGATCTATGCCGAGGTGCTGGGCTATGGTCTGTCGGGCGATGCCTATCACATCACGGCCCCTGCCGAGGATGGCGACGGGGCCGAACGGTCCATGCGCAACGCCCTGCGTGGTGCCGGGCTGGAGCCAAAAGACATCGACTATATCAACGCGCATGGCACATCGACCATGGCTGATGTGATCGAACTTGGCGCGGTCGAGCGGATGCTGGGTGATGCGGTTGAGACGGTCACCATGTCGTCGACGAAATCCGCGACAGGTCACCTGTTGGGGGCTGCTGGCGCGATCGAAGCGATCTTCTCTATCCTCGCGCTGCGCGATCAGGTAGCCCCACCGACCATCAACCTCGACAATCCTGCGGTTGAAACCAAGATCGATCTGGCCCCGAACAAGAAGGTCGAGCGCAAGATTGATGTCGCGCTGAGCAACTCTTTCGGCTTTGGTGGCACCAACGCGAGCGTGATCTTCGGGAAAGCATCCTAA
- the mltG gene encoding endolytic transglycosylase MltG, with protein sequence MWRHIASNAVTFLILGLFLLGGIILWGRGQYDAPGPLSQAICLQVERGSNMRAVGDDLATQEAVSSAAIFRLGAEYEEKTRDLKAGSFLIQPEASMKEIVDTVTRGGASTCGTEVVYRIGVNRISTQVRELDPATSRFVERAEFTPGEDEVPEVYTQTKAKADTRFRIAMAEGVTSWQVAEALKAIDLLSGEIAAVPAEGSLAPDSYEVSEGDERAEILTRMAAAQEQRLAEAWEARDPGLPVETPEELLILASIVEKETGVPEEREQVASVFVNRLNQGMRLQTDPTVIYGITNGQGVLGRGLRRSELRKETPFNTYVIDALPPTPIANPGRASLMAAAQPASEDYVFFVADGTGGHAFAETLEEHNANVARWRQIEAERGAEAAGNASTGGN encoded by the coding sequence ATGTGGCGTCATATCGCGTCTAACGCTGTTACGTTTCTGATTTTAGGCTTGTTTTTGTTAGGCGGGATTATCCTGTGGGGGCGGGGGCAGTATGATGCCCCCGGTCCGCTGTCTCAGGCGATCTGCCTGCAGGTGGAGCGCGGGTCGAACATGCGTGCCGTGGGCGATGATCTTGCTACGCAAGAGGCCGTAAGCTCGGCTGCGATCTTCCGTCTTGGGGCGGAGTATGAGGAAAAGACCCGCGACCTGAAGGCGGGGAGCTTTCTGATCCAGCCCGAAGCCTCGATGAAAGAGATCGTGGACACCGTGACACGCGGCGGGGCAAGCACCTGCGGTACCGAAGTTGTCTACCGCATCGGTGTGAACCGCATCAGCACGCAGGTGCGCGAGCTGGACCCCGCAACAAGCCGTTTCGTCGAGCGTGCTGAATTCACCCCCGGTGAGGATGAGGTGCCAGAGGTCTATACCCAGACCAAGGCGAAGGCCGACACGCGGTTCCGCATCGCGATGGCAGAGGGCGTGACAAGCTGGCAGGTGGCCGAGGCGTTGAAAGCCATTGACCTGCTGTCTGGCGAGATCGCGGCGGTACCTGCGGAGGGATCCTTGGCCCCCGACAGCTATGAGGTGTCCGAAGGGGACGAACGCGCCGAGATCCTGACGCGTATGGCCGCGGCACAAGAACAGCGTTTGGCCGAAGCCTGGGAGGCTCGCGATCCGGGGCTGCCCGTCGAGACGCCTGAGGAACTGTTGATCCTTGCCTCTATCGTCGAGAAGGAAACCGGCGTACCGGAAGAGCGCGAACAGGTGGCGAGCGTTTTCGTCAACCGTTTGAACCAGGGCATGCGTCTGCAGACGGACCCGACCGTGATCTACGGGATCACCAACGGGCAGGGCGTCTTGGGGCGTGGTCTGCGCCGCAGCGAGCTGCGCAAGGAGACCCCGTTCAACACCTATGTCATTGATGCGCTGCCACCGACGCCGATTGCGAACCCCGGACGTGCAAGCCTGATGGCTGCGGCACAACCGGCCAGCGAGGACTATGTTTTCTTTGTTGCCGATGGCACCGGTGGTCACGCTTTTGCCGAGACATTGGAAGAGCATAACGCCAATGTCGCGCGCTGGCGCCAGATCGAGGCCGAGCGTGGCGCGGAAGCGGCGGGCAATGCGTCGACGGGCGGAAACTAA